The Algoriphagus halophilus genome window below encodes:
- a CDS encoding superoxide dismutase encodes MAFELPSLPYAYDALEPNIDARTMEIHYTKHHNGYVTNLNNAIAGTDLEGKSLEELLKIAGSNTAVRNNGGGHFNHSLFWTILSPNGGGAPTGELAAAIDAKFGSFDAFKETFNKAAATRFGSGWAWLCVDAKKELCVCSSPNQDNPLMDVAECPGTPILGLDVWEHAYYLNYQNRRPDYIASFWNVVNWEEVSKRYAAAK; translated from the coding sequence ATGGCTTTTGAACTTCCTTCATTACCTTATGCATATGATGCATTAGAACCAAACATTGATGCACGTACAATGGAAATCCATTATACGAAGCACCACAATGGATATGTGACTAACTTAAACAATGCAATTGCAGGGACTGACCTAGAAGGTAAATCTCTGGAAGAGTTGTTGAAAATCGCAGGTTCAAATACCGCGGTAAGAAATAATGGGGGTGGTCATTTTAATCACTCACTTTTCTGGACTATCCTTTCTCCAAATGGTGGAGGAGCTCCTACTGGAGAGTTGGCTGCTGCAATTGATGCAAAATTCGGCTCTTTCGATGCATTCAAAGAAACATTCAACAAAGCAGCTGCAACCAGATTTGGTTCAGGTTGGGCATGGCTTTGTGTAGATGCTAAAAAAGAACTTTGTGTATGCTCTTCTCCAAATCAGGACAATCCATTGATGGATGTAGCCGAGTGCCCAGGTACTCCAATTCTTGGTTTGGATGTTTGGGAACATGCTTACTATTTAAATTACCAAAACAGAAGACCTGATTACATCGCTTCATTCTGGAATGTAGTGAATTGGGAAGAAGTTAGTAAGAGATATGCTGCTGCCAAATAA
- a CDS encoding nucleoside deaminase, whose protein sequence is MELFTHEYFMNEAFKQAKEAFEEGEIPVGAVIVCKNRIIAKAYNQTEMLNDVTAHAEMLAITSAENYLGSKYLNECKLYVTLEPCAMCAGALFWSQIGEVHFAAPDHKRGFKQCNPAMLHPKTKLFQGPMALESEQLLLEFFKKLRN, encoded by the coding sequence TTGGAGCTTTTCACACACGAATATTTCATGAATGAGGCCTTTAAGCAGGCCAAAGAAGCTTTTGAAGAAGGTGAAATACCAGTGGGTGCTGTGATTGTCTGTAAAAACAGGATTATCGCAAAAGCTTACAATCAAACCGAAATGCTCAATGATGTGACCGCACATGCAGAAATGCTGGCGATCACTTCCGCAGAGAATTACCTGGGATCGAAATATCTCAACGAATGTAAATTATATGTGACATTAGAGCCCTGTGCCATGTGTGCCGGGGCTCTTTTTTGGTCCCAGATCGGAGAGGTGCATTTTGCAGCACCAGATCACAAAAGAGGTTTTAAGCAATGCAACCCGGCAATGCTACACCCGAAAACCAAACTGTTTCAGGGCCCAATGGCCTTGGAATCCGAACAATTGTTACTTGAATTTTTCAAAAAATTGAGAAACTAA
- a CDS encoding NAD(P)-dependent oxidoreductase has product MKIGIIREGKNPPDRRTPFTPSQVIHIQGQYPGEYSFFIQSSPHRAFTDMEYLNAGCDVVDDLSECDVVFGVKEVAIDQLIPGKTFFFFSHTIKKQPYNRGLLKAILDKNIRLLDYEVLKDESGKRVVAFGRWAGIVGAYNALWTYGQKTDLFDIKRAYQCFDKKELEQELKKVQLPPIKIIVTGSGRVGKGAKEILDTLGVREVSTQDFLHHYFDEPVYLVLKSSDYNRRKSDGGYDQEEFYANPEKYESHFLKFAEEGEILIASHYWDPDAPRLFELKDIDHPDFAISVIADISCDIHGSIPTTVKASNILNPVYDIDRRTGKAIEAFGSQTSISVMAIDNLPCELPRGASTDFGDQLIQWVIPELNKEVSPILEGATIARDGDLTLEFMYLLDYVNGDS; this is encoded by the coding sequence ATGAAAATCGGAATTATCCGCGAAGGAAAAAACCCGCCAGATAGACGAACTCCATTTACCCCTAGCCAAGTCATTCATATTCAGGGACAATATCCTGGTGAATATTCTTTTTTTATTCAGTCCAGTCCTCACCGTGCCTTTACCGATATGGAGTACTTGAATGCAGGCTGTGATGTAGTGGATGATTTGAGTGAATGTGATGTGGTTTTTGGGGTAAAGGAAGTGGCCATTGATCAGCTGATTCCTGGGAAAACCTTTTTTTTCTTTTCGCATACCATCAAAAAGCAGCCTTATAACCGTGGCTTGTTGAAAGCGATTTTGGATAAAAATATTCGCTTATTGGATTACGAAGTTCTAAAAGATGAATCTGGTAAAAGAGTAGTGGCATTTGGGAGATGGGCGGGAATAGTTGGAGCGTATAATGCATTATGGACTTATGGACAGAAAACTGATTTGTTTGATATCAAAAGGGCTTATCAGTGTTTTGATAAAAAAGAACTAGAGCAGGAGCTAAAAAAGGTACAATTGCCTCCTATCAAGATTATCGTAACTGGTTCTGGTAGAGTAGGAAAAGGGGCCAAAGAAATTTTGGATACTTTGGGAGTGAGAGAAGTTTCCACCCAAGATTTCCTCCATCATTATTTTGATGAACCTGTGTATTTGGTTTTAAAATCCTCGGATTACAACAGGCGGAAATCGGATGGGGGATATGATCAGGAAGAATTTTACGCTAATCCTGAAAAGTATGAAAGCCATTTTTTAAAGTTTGCAGAGGAAGGGGAAATTTTAATTGCTTCACATTATTGGGATCCTGATGCACCCAGGTTGTTTGAATTGAAGGACATTGACCATCCTGACTTTGCCATTTCGGTCATCGCGGATATCTCTTGTGACATTCATGGATCTATCCCTACAACTGTCAAAGCTTCCAATATTCTAAACCCAGTGTATGATATAGATAGAAGAACAGGAAAAGCTATTGAAGCATTTGGTAGTCAAACCAGTATTTCGGTGATGGCTATTGATAATCTACCTTGCGAGTTGCCTAGAGGAGCTAGTACCGATTTTGGAGATCAGCTTATTCAATGGGTCATACCAGAACTGAATAAAGAAGTCTCTCCAATCTTGGAAGGAGCTACCATTGCGCGGGATGGTGATTTGACTTTGGAGTTCATGTATTTATTGGATTACGTAAACGGGGACTCCTGA
- a CDS encoding serine hydrolase domain-containing protein translates to MIQRFIYSFLLLLISGVTLLAQDFNKLDQYFDSLESHDKFMGNVLLKANGEVLYARSLGFKDVAEEVELEKDTRFRVGSITKMFTTVLVFQAVEEGKMKLDQKLSEYIPEIPHSDQITISMLLQHRSGIHNFTNDDLYDTYFTSPQTREQLVKIIKDGGSDFEPDSKGEYSNSNFVLLTFILEDVYSKSYPELVKERITKPLQLEHTLVGQEKGTNEAESYSYEDGWQEEQVTDMSIPLGAGAIVSTAEDLGKFIEGLFSGKLISEESLALMKEIKEGYGRGLFQFPYYEKVAYGHNGGIDGFSSMIGYLPSEDVTVCILSNGSNYNNNNIILAILDTQFGREVKIPNFQTATLTEEELDQYLGEYASDQIPLKMTFVKEGNTLIAKPTGQPDTPLEARGNHVFEFVQAGATMIFDPEKGEMTLKQGGATILFKRTEQ, encoded by the coding sequence ATGATACAACGGTTTATTTACTCTTTTCTACTTTTATTAATAAGTGGTGTTACTCTGCTAGCGCAAGATTTCAATAAACTGGATCAATATTTCGATTCTTTAGAATCTCACGACAAGTTTATGGGCAATGTTCTTTTGAAGGCAAATGGAGAAGTGCTTTATGCCCGTTCCCTTGGTTTTAAAGATGTTGCAGAGGAAGTGGAATTAGAGAAGGATACTCGATTCCGAGTGGGCTCCATCACTAAAATGTTTACAACAGTGCTGGTATTCCAGGCCGTGGAGGAAGGAAAGATGAAACTGGATCAAAAGCTTTCTGAATATATTCCAGAAATCCCTCATTCAGATCAAATCACCATCAGCATGCTCCTTCAGCATAGAAGTGGCATTCATAATTTCACCAATGATGATTTATATGATACTTATTTCACAAGTCCTCAAACTCGGGAACAGCTGGTGAAAATTATCAAAGACGGAGGAAGTGATTTTGAACCTGACTCTAAAGGAGAGTATAGTAATTCTAATTTTGTCTTACTCACGTTTATTTTGGAGGATGTTTATTCTAAATCTTATCCAGAATTAGTAAAGGAAAGAATTACCAAGCCATTGCAATTGGAACATACGCTAGTGGGTCAGGAAAAAGGAACTAATGAAGCCGAATCCTATTCCTATGAAGATGGTTGGCAAGAGGAGCAGGTTACCGATATGTCTATTCCTTTAGGAGCAGGTGCTATTGTTTCTACCGCAGAAGATTTGGGGAAATTTATTGAAGGGCTTTTTTCAGGTAAACTCATTTCCGAGGAGAGTCTGGCATTAATGAAAGAAATAAAAGAAGGGTATGGAAGGGGTTTGTTCCAGTTTCCTTATTATGAGAAGGTAGCCTATGGCCATAATGGGGGGATTGATGGATTTTCCTCAATGATAGGTTATTTGCCTTCAGAAGATGTTACGGTGTGTATTTTGTCAAATGGCAGTAATTACAATAACAATAACATCATCCTAGCCATTTTGGATACTCAATTTGGAAGAGAAGTAAAGATTCCAAATTTTCAAACTGCAACATTAACGGAGGAAGAATTAGATCAGTATTTAGGGGAATATGCATCAGACCAGATTCCACTTAAAATGACCTTCGTAAAAGAGGGAAATACCTTGATTGCCAAACCTACCGGTCAGCCTGATACTCCTTTAGAAGCCAGAGGAAATCATGTTTTTGAATTTGTCCAAGCAGGGGCTACGATGATTTTTGATCCAGAGAAAGGCGAAATGACTCTGAAACAAGGAGGGGCAACTATCTTGTTTAAGAGAACAGAACAATAA
- a CDS encoding MaoC family dehydratase, with amino-acid sequence MSAIEIGSFEDFEKYSGKELGTSEYFQITQEQINLFADATFDHQWIHTDPEKAKTQGAFGNTIAHGYLTLSIVPHLWEQILKVNNLKMMINYGIENFRFAHPVLVTDQVRLVATLKSVVNLRGTVKAEVSVKLEIKDQKKPAFTGVLVFLYHFQ; translated from the coding sequence ATGAGCGCAATAGAAATTGGAAGTTTCGAGGATTTTGAAAAATATAGCGGTAAAGAGTTAGGCACATCTGAGTACTTCCAAATAACCCAAGAGCAAATCAATTTATTTGCAGACGCAACTTTTGATCACCAATGGATCCACACCGATCCTGAAAAAGCAAAAACCCAAGGAGCATTTGGCAATACCATCGCACATGGTTATTTAACTCTTAGCATAGTCCCTCATTTATGGGAACAGATCCTGAAGGTCAATAATCTGAAAATGATGATTAATTATGGAATTGAGAATTTCAGATTTGCTCATCCAGTGCTGGTCACCGACCAAGTTAGACTAGTCGCCACCCTGAAGTCCGTTGTCAACCTGAGAGGCACTGTGAAGGCAGAAGTGTCTGTAAAATTGGAAATCAAGGATCAGAAAAAACCAGCTTTTACGGGCGTATTGGTATTTCTATACCACTTCCAATAA
- a CDS encoding transglutaminase-like domain-containing protein, whose amino-acid sequence MNKSLFLFLTLHFLFTFSTVASSVDSEELYSKLSEKQTIIISDNYEVTYLSEKQFIIYNTEGLSHAYTSLFYDKQNKVERFELEMKDVKSGKTLQKAKIKDMTDVAIYSNSTVFDDNRRKFYELKSGTFPIEVNIITETKSSTNFNLPTWIPVHRYYQKIEKSSLTVVYPKEIGLRYLEKNLFGTKEEKEENGIMTITWQETDLPVQEPDMNEEDDHRVLLAPVNFSVEDFKGEMNDWSGMADWLYRLNEGRDQLPEELRIKVHDLTDELDNPYDKVQVLYSYLQENFRYVSIQLGIGGWQTISSEEVAKYAYGDCKGLTNIMKAMLAEAGIDSNYTLVFAGDGEEDIEVDFPSNQFNHVILQVPTESDPLWLECTSNLLPAGYLGSFTKNRHVLVTKEGGGYLTKTPNYSGTLWNQSQSSTSIKLDERGDAWIETEFRMKGNYAEDLIYVKNSLDDRKQKDFFNRNSPVSGLIINDLHLDLKHVDSLPIAIINYEGTIQKFIQSTTKRIILKPFMGKISPDMLSSNRLLKTDDYKIELGQELIVESNIQPVLFEEEGIRISIESSQEGTDLKVKRSIDLTLPEDMDEEERTEVIKKINSKATKTYVFLKPETNTKQ is encoded by the coding sequence ATGAACAAATCGCTTTTTTTATTCTTGACCTTGCACTTTTTATTCACTTTTTCGACTGTCGCTTCTAGCGTGGATTCTGAAGAATTGTATTCTAAGTTATCAGAAAAACAGACGATAATAATATCGGATAATTATGAGGTTACTTATTTATCTGAGAAGCAGTTTATCATTTACAACACTGAAGGATTAAGTCATGCCTACACCTCACTTTTTTATGATAAACAAAATAAGGTAGAGCGATTTGAATTGGAAATGAAGGATGTAAAGTCTGGAAAAACCTTGCAGAAGGCTAAAATAAAGGATATGACCGATGTAGCTATTTACTCAAACTCCACGGTATTTGATGACAATAGACGGAAATTCTATGAGCTAAAAAGCGGTACTTTTCCAATTGAAGTGAATATTATTACTGAAACTAAGTCCTCTACAAACTTTAATCTCCCCACCTGGATTCCGGTCCATAGATATTATCAAAAAATAGAAAAATCATCTTTAACTGTGGTATATCCAAAAGAAATTGGATTACGGTATTTGGAGAAAAATCTTTTTGGTACGAAGGAAGAGAAGGAAGAAAATGGAATCATGACTATTACCTGGCAAGAAACTGACTTACCAGTTCAAGAGCCAGACATGAATGAAGAGGATGACCATAGGGTTTTATTGGCTCCTGTAAATTTCAGTGTGGAAGACTTTAAAGGAGAAATGAATGATTGGTCTGGAATGGCAGATTGGTTATATAGACTGAATGAAGGAAGAGATCAACTTCCTGAAGAACTCAGGATTAAAGTTCATGATTTGACAGATGAATTAGATAATCCATATGATAAGGTTCAGGTCCTATATTCATATTTACAAGAAAATTTTAGGTATGTAAGTATTCAGCTTGGAATTGGGGGGTGGCAGACTATATCCTCAGAGGAGGTAGCCAAATACGCTTATGGGGATTGCAAAGGGCTTACCAATATTATGAAAGCAATGCTTGCTGAGGCGGGTATAGATTCAAATTACACCTTGGTTTTTGCTGGTGATGGAGAAGAGGATATTGAAGTGGATTTTCCCTCCAACCAATTTAACCATGTAATCCTCCAAGTACCTACAGAATCTGATCCCTTATGGCTAGAATGTACTTCTAATTTGCTTCCAGCAGGTTATTTGGGGTCATTTACAAAAAATCGACATGTTTTAGTGACTAAAGAGGGAGGTGGGTATCTTACCAAAACTCCTAATTATAGTGGTACATTATGGAACCAGTCACAATCATCTACTTCTATCAAGTTAGATGAACGTGGTGATGCTTGGATAGAAACCGAATTTAGAATGAAGGGGAACTATGCCGAGGATTTGATATATGTTAAAAACTCTTTGGACGATAGGAAACAAAAAGATTTTTTCAATAGAAACTCACCTGTTTCCGGGTTGATTATTAACGACCTACATCTTGATTTGAAGCATGTTGATTCCCTTCCTATTGCAATTATAAACTACGAAGGAACGATTCAAAAATTCATACAGAGTACTACTAAAAGAATTATTTTGAAGCCCTTTATGGGAAAGATCAGCCCTGATATGCTTTCAAGTAATCGATTATTGAAAACAGATGATTATAAGATAGAACTAGGTCAGGAGTTGATAGTGGAGAGCAATATCCAGCCTGTTTTATTTGAGGAAGAAGGGATTAGGATTTCCATCGAGAGTTCACAGGAAGGGACAGACTTGAAGGTAAAGCGATCTATAGATTTAACACTACCGGAGGATATGGATGAGGAGGAGAGAACAGAGGTAATCAAGAAAATCAATTCAAAAGCGACTAAAACCTATGTTTTTTTAAAGCCTGAAACCAATACCAAACAATAA
- a CDS encoding Na/Pi symporter: MELYDQEQPVKNKTKSYILMLLAIILFIFSIDLLTVAMGQLNNTVANDILMATKNPFVSLFIGLLMTALIQSSSTVTSSIVAIVAAGNMSMEQAVPMVMGANIGTTLTSTLVSFSYIMKKKQFKRAISAGIIHDFFNIITVFILFPLEYYFQFLSKIAHKLASFFLTSENYSGTFNYNNKVFTRPLTEWISETIQIPFLTLVLAIFLVFGAIKLLSSSVYKAFVLDSFQEINNFVFKKTNLAFIYGIFFTAAVQSSTVTTSLVVPLVANKKVSLKKSFPFIIGANIGTTITAAIAAFYKTEAAIALAIVHFLINFFGALIILPFPGIRNIPVRMATYMGAKSVQTRFIGFAYILLTFFIIPFLLIYFSNN, from the coding sequence ATGGAATTATATGATCAGGAACAACCTGTAAAAAACAAAACCAAAAGCTATATCTTAATGCTTTTGGCCATCATATTATTCATTTTTTCGATCGACCTTCTTACAGTTGCGATGGGGCAACTAAACAACACTGTGGCAAATGATATTTTAATGGCCACAAAAAACCCATTCGTCAGCCTTTTCATTGGCCTTTTAATGACCGCTTTGATCCAAAGCAGTTCTACAGTGACTTCGAGCATCGTGGCAATCGTAGCGGCAGGGAATATGAGCATGGAACAAGCCGTTCCCATGGTAATGGGTGCAAATATCGGTACTACCTTGACCTCCACCCTTGTTTCATTTTCTTATATCATGAAAAAGAAACAGTTCAAAAGAGCTATCTCAGCAGGCATTATCCATGACTTTTTCAACATCATTACTGTTTTTATTTTATTCCCCTTAGAATATTATTTCCAGTTTCTATCCAAAATCGCTCATAAACTGGCTTCCTTTTTCCTTACCAGCGAAAACTATTCAGGTACATTCAATTACAACAACAAAGTATTTACACGTCCATTGACAGAATGGATCTCTGAAACTATTCAGATTCCCTTCTTAACCTTGGTATTGGCCATTTTCCTGGTTTTTGGAGCCATTAAATTGCTTTCATCCTCTGTCTACAAAGCCTTTGTATTAGATAGCTTTCAGGAAATCAACAATTTTGTCTTCAAGAAAACCAACCTGGCATTCATTTATGGAATATTTTTTACCGCTGCAGTACAATCCAGCACAGTGACTACCTCTTTGGTAGTACCACTCGTAGCCAATAAAAAAGTGTCTCTTAAAAAATCTTTCCCTTTCATCATTGGGGCAAACATTGGGACAACAATTACTGCGGCCATTGCCGCATTCTATAAAACGGAGGCAGCAATCGCGTTAGCTATTGTCCATTTCCTGATCAATTTCTTTGGAGCCTTAATTATCTTGCCTTTCCCTGGAATCAGAAATATCCCTGTTAGGATGGCCACTTACATGGGGGCAAAATCAGTTCAAACGCGATTTATTGGTTTCGCTTATATTTTGCTGACCTTCTTCATCATTCCGTTCTTACTGATTTACTTCAGTAACAATTAA
- a CDS encoding methyltransferase family protein, with protein sequence MGYILLIFSWSIFYSTHSLFASAKLKRILKAQWAGSQKWYRLFYTIFSTLLFMGIMIQSLFIPVSKFLDQSDLMTYLGYMFATFGTILLVKSTKQIQLKQFLGISAQEKSPHLITTGLYGRVRHPLYLGLILIFLGYVLVSATYTALIHFSCLILYLPFGMYFEEKNLVDQFGKAYEEYQKKVPMIIPKWNKKRGPKPS encoded by the coding sequence ATGGGCTATATACTATTAATTTTCAGCTGGAGCATATTTTATAGTACGCACAGCCTTTTCGCTTCCGCCAAGTTAAAAAGAATTCTAAAAGCCCAATGGGCAGGAAGCCAAAAATGGTACAGACTTTTTTATACCATCTTTTCCACCTTGCTTTTTATGGGAATCATGATTCAATCCTTATTTATCCCCGTATCAAAATTCCTTGATCAAAGTGATCTTATGACCTATTTGGGATATATGTTTGCCACATTTGGAACTATCCTACTTGTCAAATCTACCAAGCAAATCCAGCTAAAACAGTTCCTAGGGATATCTGCTCAAGAAAAGTCTCCCCATTTAATTACCACCGGTTTATATGGTAGGGTAAGACACCCATTGTATTTAGGACTAATTTTGATCTTTTTGGGTTATGTCTTGGTTTCGGCAACCTACACAGCCCTAATTCATTTTAGCTGCCTGATTTTGTATTTACCGTTTGGAATGTATTTCGAAGAAAAAAATCTAGTGGATCAATTTGGTAAAGCCTATGAGGAGTATCAAAAAAAGGTACCCATGATCATTCCTAAGTGGAACAAAAAAAGAGGGCCTAAGCCCTCTTGA
- a CDS encoding outer membrane beta-barrel protein, translated as MKTTNLLFLTLFSYLLGMSNLAAKDISKISGKILDQNGQAVPYANVALIAVNDGHLVDGAVSDENGLFLIESAKTAQVKVVISSIGFKPYESDPFELKPGTIKEMGELTVTDEATGLDEVTVSSTRPEIIIEPDKTIVNVEGTVMAEGSTALDVIGRSPGIYVDQDGIINLNGRTGAVVMINDRQTYMSATDLANFLRAMPADNIKSIEVINNPSARFDAEGSAGVINIRLKKNTVDGMFGNVQAGGQYNGFWAPIAGVSLNVKKGKWSTNADLNYNHYANLNELDIERNFDVPEGVSKFLQESRIRQRNKNLFFNGAANYEINENHNIGINLQASDFDNTTTNPSLTEIATPGVVDKTYLDSYNDSDGGGNRFFGNLHYGGNLDTLGTKLTADFDFTRMNSGSESLLSTTTWTREDQSDAARGRLNTLNDMYYNIFTAKVDFVKPLGKGTLETGVKGSWVKSDNNLDLTLAIEDGPFEPTPNSNHFIYHENVLAGYASYKGKFSDKVSYQAGLRGEYSNIEGNSVTLNQINTQEYFNLFPSAFIQHKVSDNYQIIYNANRRITRPNYRLLNPFVYYIDPLTSERGNPNLKPQYSNNFEMNHVVKGAYQFTIGYSETSDAFMQVFIQDDEERTTTTFTDNFDKTRNANFRAMVPVQIREWWGTSNMLQVNYNRYKSQIGDDYLDTEQTSFMVRSQHNINLPKGFKLEVVGMYLGPQIWGQGSIEGFGWVDAGVTKTIMKDKLTIAVNGTDLFRTQVIKAKVDFADIDTSFRQYRSNQGVRFTLRYRFSKGESFRVNKSSGSSEERDRLN; from the coding sequence ATGAAAACTACCAACTTACTCTTTTTAACTCTATTCTCTTATTTGTTGGGAATGAGTAATCTTGCTGCAAAAGATATTAGTAAAATATCCGGAAAAATTTTAGATCAGAATGGGCAGGCAGTTCCTTATGCCAATGTTGCCTTAATTGCAGTAAATGATGGACATCTTGTAGATGGAGCTGTATCTGATGAGAATGGATTATTTTTAATTGAATCTGCTAAAACAGCACAAGTAAAAGTGGTGATTTCTTCCATTGGTTTTAAACCATATGAATCAGATCCTTTTGAATTGAAACCTGGCACAATTAAAGAAATGGGAGAATTGACGGTAACAGATGAAGCAACAGGGCTTGATGAAGTGACTGTTTCCTCGACCCGGCCAGAAATTATCATTGAACCTGACAAAACCATTGTCAACGTAGAAGGAACAGTGATGGCGGAAGGATCTACTGCTTTGGATGTGATCGGAAGATCTCCAGGTATCTATGTGGATCAGGATGGAATCATCAATTTGAATGGTCGTACAGGGGCGGTAGTAATGATCAATGATCGCCAAACTTACATGAGCGCTACTGACTTGGCCAATTTTTTAAGAGCCATGCCAGCCGATAATATTAAGAGCATTGAGGTGATCAATAATCCATCCGCAAGATTTGATGCAGAAGGATCTGCGGGAGTGATCAATATCCGACTTAAAAAGAACACCGTAGATGGAATGTTTGGAAATGTGCAGGCAGGAGGTCAGTACAATGGATTCTGGGCTCCGATTGCTGGAGTTTCCTTGAATGTTAAGAAAGGGAAATGGTCTACCAATGCAGATTTGAATTATAATCATTATGCCAACTTGAATGAACTAGACATTGAGCGAAATTTTGATGTGCCAGAAGGGGTTTCAAAGTTTTTACAGGAATCTAGAATCAGACAGAGAAATAAAAATCTGTTTTTCAATGGAGCGGCTAATTATGAAATCAATGAAAACCATAACATTGGTATCAACCTTCAGGCTTCAGATTTTGACAATACAACCACCAACCCTTCTTTGACTGAAATAGCCACTCCTGGCGTAGTAGATAAGACCTATTTAGATTCTTATAATGATTCAGATGGTGGAGGAAACCGATTCTTTGGAAACCTTCATTATGGTGGAAACTTGGATACCTTAGGGACAAAGTTGACTGCAGATTTTGACTTTACCAGAATGAATTCAGGTAGTGAATCTTTATTGAGCACTACTACTTGGACTAGAGAGGATCAGTCTGACGCTGCCCGTGGGAGGCTCAATACATTGAATGATATGTACTACAACATCTTTACTGCAAAAGTAGATTTTGTAAAGCCGTTGGGTAAAGGAACTCTTGAAACAGGTGTAAAAGGTTCATGGGTGAAGTCAGATAATAATCTTGATTTGACCTTAGCGATTGAAGATGGACCTTTTGAGCCAACTCCAAACAGTAACCACTTTATATACCATGAAAATGTCTTGGCAGGATATGCTTCTTATAAAGGAAAGTTTTCTGATAAGGTAAGTTACCAGGCAGGTTTAAGAGGGGAGTATTCCAATATTGAAGGGAATTCGGTGACTTTGAATCAAATCAATACCCAAGAGTACTTTAACCTATTCCCAAGTGCATTTATCCAACATAAGGTTTCTGACAATTATCAGATCATATATAATGCGAACAGAAGAATTACACGTCCGAATTATAGGTTACTGAATCCATTTGTTTACTACATAGACCCATTGACTTCAGAAAGAGGAAATCCAAATTTGAAGCCTCAATATTCCAATAATTTTGAGATGAACCATGTAGTAAAAGGAGCTTATCAGTTTACTATTGGATATAGTGAAACTTCAGATGCATTTATGCAGGTGTTCATTCAGGATGACGAAGAAAGAACCACTACGACTTTTACCGACAATTTTGACAAAACCAGAAATGCCAACTTTAGAGCAATGGTTCCTGTTCAAATCAGGGAATGGTGGGGAACTTCCAATATGCTGCAGGTAAACTATAACAGATATAAGTCTCAGATTGGTGACGACTACCTCGATACTGAACAGACATCATTTATGGTGAGATCTCAGCACAATATCAACTTGCCGAAAGGATTCAAATTGGAAGTAGTAGGTATGTATTTAGGACCACAGATTTGGGGTCAGGGTTCAATCGAAGGCTTCGGATGGGTTGATGCTGGTGTAACCAAGACCATCATGAAAGATAAATTGACAATCGCGGTAAATGGAACCGACCTATTTAGAACTCAAGTCATTAAAGCGAAAGTTGATTTTGCAGATATTGATACTTCATTTAGACAATATAGAAGTAACCAAGGTGTAAGATTTACCCTTCGCTATCGATTCTCCAAAGGTGAAAGTTTCCGTGTGAATAAAAGCTCTGGTAGCTCTGAAGAAAGAGATCGACTTAACTAA
- the deoC gene encoding deoxyribose-phosphate aldolase, whose protein sequence is MKNFNRYLETTLLQATMTSDQLDLLIKDAIEEQFVGVCVPPFWLKKVKRELKEEDIQLVTVIGFPLGYTDTATKVFETKEAIKQGADELDLVWSQTSYHSGMNWPKIEIAQIAKLCHEEERILKVIIETANLSESQIKEACLICQDAGADYVKTSTGFANRGASVEDILTMRATLSSHVGIKASGGIKTLEFAIQLIEAGADRIGTSSAKQLIEAWKMKYA, encoded by the coding sequence ATGAAAAATTTCAACAGGTATTTAGAAACCACATTACTTCAGGCCACCATGACTTCGGATCAACTGGATCTATTGATCAAGGATGCCATTGAGGAGCAGTTTGTAGGTGTTTGCGTTCCTCCATTTTGGTTGAAAAAAGTTAAAAGAGAGTTGAAAGAGGAAGATATCCAATTGGTAACGGTAATTGGATTTCCTTTAGGTTATACTGATACCGCTACAAAAGTGTTTGAAACGAAAGAGGCAATCAAACAAGGAGCGGATGAATTGGATTTGGTATGGTCTCAGACTTCCTATCACTCGGGAATGAATTGGCCGAAGATTGAAATTGCCCAGATTGCCAAATTATGCCATGAGGAGGAAAGGATTTTAAAAGTCATCATTGAAACTGCCAATCTGAGTGAATCCCAAATCAAAGAAGCCTGTCTGATCTGTCAGGATGCAGGGGCGGATTATGTCAAAACATCCACTGGCTTTGCAAATAGAGGGGCTTCTGTAGAAGATATCCTTACCATGAGAGCAACCCTATCTTCACATGTAGGTATCAAAGCCTCTGGGGGTATCAAAACCCTTGAATTTGCGATTCAGTTGATTGAGGCTGGTGCAGATCGGATTGGTACCAGTTCAGCCAAGCAATTAATTGAAGCTTGGAAAATGAAATATGCTTAA